A single genomic interval of Oncorhynchus gorbuscha isolate QuinsamMale2020 ecotype Even-year linkage group LG25, OgorEven_v1.0, whole genome shotgun sequence harbors:
- the LOC124013530 gene encoding nuclear factor 7, brain-like isoform X2, which produces MATFEMKSILKVSKLKLESSTQSHSIGAVRWNLPEEDLQAHSSAPTSPSKSCAPSTCRLRQHRRQNGLKNLRSLQECVRFINHWKEQVAEVCKSGSDAREGTSKGETSEELKDPRTERSLEESRKLILLWANELTSVDKELMKSPWVQERSEKVEEEENGDGEEDPNEEVQQRIMEWAKELQSASESCGVQSDELGKVLRLLGLRKKRLVNLLPLLEFITWSLLKEDCKGVVAHLWLSAKQRTWKAGTARYIPNSVWNWMVSASADVTLDPMTNHSWLQLSDDHRKVQEGISESNLPFSPQRFDAWPGVLGWEGYASGRHYWEVEIANNGYWRVGLTTAGAKRHGRFPMSPQMGYWTLWRSTHQFYACTKPETPLPLGLMARRMGIYLDYEEGQISFYNAETKSHIYTFTDTFKEKLYPVFSPLDGRTLITVISPHKVSTF; this is translated from the exons ATGGCAACTTTCGAAATGAAGAGCATTCTGAAGGTGTCGA AGCTGAAATTGGAGAGCTCTACCCAGAGTCACTCCATCGGGGCGGTGCGATGGAACCTTCCTGAAGAAGACCTCCAGGCCCACAGCTCAGCCCCTACCAGCCCCTCCAAGAGCTGCGCCCCCTCCACATGCCGCTTACGG CAACATCGTCGTCAAAACGGCCTGAAGAACCTGCGCAGCCTGCAGGAGTGTGTCCGCTTCATCAACCACTGGAAGGAGCAGGTGGCCGAAGTCTGTAAG AGTGGCAGTGACGCAAGGGAAGGCACCAGTAAAGGAGAGACCTCTGAGGAACTGAAAGACCCAAGAACAGAACGCAGTCTGGAGGAGAGCAGGAAACTCATTCTCCTGTGGGCCAATGAGCTCACAAGTGTCGACAAGGAGTTGATGAAAAGCCCCTGGGTGCAGGAGAGAAgtgagaaggtggaggaggaagaaaacggggatggagaggaggatcctAACGAGGAAGTGCAGCAGAGGATCATGGAATGGGCCAAGGAGCTGCAGAGCGCCTCAGAG AGCTGTGGGGTGCAAAGCGACGAGCTCGGCAAGGTTCTGCGTCTGCTGGGCCTGAGGAAGAAGAGACTGGTCAACCTCCTGCCCTTACTGGAGTTCATTACCTGGTCACTGCTAAAGGAGGACTGCAAG GGTGTTGTTGCTCATCTGTGGCTGTCAGCCAAGCAGCGCACCTGGAAGGCAGGCACTGCAAGATACATCCCTAACTCGGTGTGGAACTGGATGGTCAGTGCATCAG CTGACGTGACCCTTGACCCCATGACCAACCACTCGTGGCTTCAGCTCTCCGACGACCACCGAAAGGTCCAGGAGGGCATATCCGAGTCCAACCTGCCCTTTAGTCCCCAGCGCTTTGACGCCTGGCCTGGCGTGTTGGGCTGGGAGGGATACGCCTCTGGACGCCACTACTGGGAGGTCGAAATAGCCAACAACGGCTACTGGCGGGTGGGCCTGACCACGGCGGGCGCCAAACGCCACGGCCGCTTCCCCATGAGCCCCCAGATGGGCTATTGGACCCTGTGGCGCAGCACCCACCAATTCTATGCCTGCACCAAGCCTGAGACGCCCCTGCCCCTGGGTCTGATGGCCCGCCGGATGGGGATCTATCTAGACTATGAGGAAGGACAGATTTCCTTC